The genomic stretch CCCATGATCCCACCAACCATCCACAATAGTTCCataattccctctctctctctctctctcattctttgttCCATTCATCAATGGAgaaacccatcttcaatcaagaAACCCTcaccccctctccctctccctcatCAACCTTGCAAGTCATCTCTCCAGGCAGTAGTGGAAGGAGAAGCAGTGCTTCCAACTCATCCGAATTCGAGTTCTGGATGGTTAGGAACCCTTCATTCCCACAACCCCAACTCCTCTCAGCCGACGAATTGTTCGTCGACGGCGTCCTCCTCCCTCTCCACCTCCTCCCACACCATTCTGATCCACCGGACCCAGAAGAACAACACAAAGCCGATACAGAAACTCCTAATCCTGAACCTGAGTCCGAACCCGGACCGGGACCAGAGTCCTCAGCCGTGTTATTGCCCGAGTTAACGACTGGGTTTTCTACATCTAAACGATGGAGGGACATTTTCAAGataggagagaagagaacaaCAGCCAGAACGTCCTCCCAAGGCGGCGAAGACAGAGACAAGgcgaagaagaaagagaggaagagcggtggtggtggtggcggcggcggcggcggcgctAGCGGGGCGGAGCTTAACATCAACCTATGGCCATTCTCGCGGAGCCGCTCCTCTGGGAATAGCGTCAACAGGCCGAAGCTGGCCGCTGCGGCGGCGACCCGGAAGGTGAGTAGCGCGCCCTGTTCTCGTAGTAACTCAGCGGGCGAGTCCAAATCGAGGAGATGGCCGAATAGTCCTGGCAGAGTTGGGGTCCATCTCGGAAGGACTAGCCCCGTTTGGCAGATCCGCCGTGGAGGTTCCGGCGTCAGGAGCTCCAACTTGACCGAGCCGGTGGGAGGAGTTCGAAATGTCGATAAGGAAGGGGCTTCCAGGAGTTCCGAGCCTGTGGTTAAGACTGCCGATAAGGGTCggaagaaggaaacaaaagagACTCGCCGGAACAAGAATAATGTcggtggtggcggtggcggtggttCTAGGACCAGGGTTTTAAACTTGAATGTTCCGATGTGCATCGGGTATCGCCAGCATTTGAGCTGTAGAAGCGACGAGAACGGCACCATTGGTgatggtagtggtggtggtggtggaagtgACAGTCAGAGCAGCGGCGCCACCGGTAACAGTGGTAGTGGGAGTAGCCTCTTGAACCTGCGCACCATATTCTCCAAGAAAGTGTACTAAACAGGTACTGGACTACTGGGGTTAATATTAATTATGGTTTTGTTTAGAGGGATTACACTCTTCAACTGTCTTATTTCTTGTGCAACTAAATCTGAATTGCTTCCTTCTGCTTGCTTAGATAGGAATTAGGAAGTGAAGCTGCTCTGCCTCTGTATGTGTTGTGCATTTAACTAACATTAAGAAGGTAGTTGAAGAGTTAATTACTTGTTTAGTCTGATCTTCTCGGTAGTGACTCCATAGATTTTAGATCCTTTCCTGCGTTTCTGCTTTTCAGGGTCACAGTCATTCTATTAATTAGATTGGACCCAGACTTTTTTCACCATTCCTTCATACCACAATTGCTTGCAGAAAAGGGAAATGATTCTGTTCTTACAGTTACCCTTCTAAGGGTGTTGGAGGATTGATTGAAAGAaggcacagagagagagagagaggaggagggacCTCAAGGTCCTCAACCCTGCAGTGGAGTGTAGAGAGCAGAGAGCCAGAGACAAAAAAcatttttaggtaaaaaaaatgagtttttaaCACAGAATTAGGAAATTCTAGTATTGACACGAAACTTGtttaccaaacgcaacctaatTGTATAACGTTGGCTGAAAACTTAATTTAAAATCTGGGCTACCTACTGGTATTTTATACCTTTGTATAATGATTGGAATGAGTGAAAAAGTATACAAAATGTCTTTACTGAAAAAGAAAGGGTACCTAACGTAACTGGGGATGGACATGCTTGCTTGTGTCTGGATCACCTGCCTACCTGTCAGGTTGTAAACCTCTCTCTGTGTACTCTTCTTCATGTATGATTTGGTGACAtgtgttcttttattttccataaatGTCCACCATTAACAAACAAAACTGTGGGCGCCACATGCATGATATCATACATTCATACTCGGAGTTCAGTTCCTCTCCACGTATGTTTACCTGCGCGTACGCTTGGGTGTTAACACCTATCCCTCTTATATATGTACATCCGTAAGTAGATGATACATGAATTATATCACCATCGTCGACTTAAGGGTGGTGAAGTCACAGGTTAAATAGGCCCAATGTTTTTACAtgccccaacccaacccacaacATTTGAGGTCCACTGTTACAAGTTTTCCACTCTTAACAAGTCAAACAAACAGGGTCTAGGGGAAATGGAttcttttggggtggggggagtgtggcccctaTGCCTAACGTCCTAGATACAtgggggcaaaatgaccaccccacctCCTATGAAATGTAATATGACATCCATGATGATGTTTCCTTATGTGCTTCCATTGACCTTTGTATACGGTAGGAGCCACACTCCTCgataggaaacactttcccattaaataaataaataagagatcGATGTGTGGTCGTGTAGCTTGCACCATTGCCTGGCCAATGAGAGTACACACATGAGCATCAACATGGATGGAAAAATAATGAGACTGAGTTCCTTGTCTAGCCGTGTAGCATATGTTGGCATTTTCTTGTGccttatctttcttttctcccatgtaggggtgtcaattcctaaaccgaatcggtaaaaccggtcggaccgaaccgataacaacccggatcgaaccgaaccgaagccttattggttcggtacggtttcgagtattgtaaccccaaaaccaaaccgaaccgcaccgaaaaccggatgaacccgaaaccggctcaaaaccaggaccgaaaccgaaaccgaaaccggtaagaaaccgaaacactccaaaattcattaaaaaaatcaaaatttccatagttttgtatacatttgtgtagaaaatcgaatccaaactagaccaaaaaccaaaaccaacccagttacaaatcgatttaagaaaccgaagttcaacaattcatcatttggttgtttcctaatgggtccataccggtttaaaaaaccgatccaaaccgaaatgaacctaataaatccaaaccggtaccaacccgaacccaaaccgcaccgaagccgacaccggatcgaaaccgataaatccttaatgggttggtttcggtcacttccaaagtcacaccgaaaccggtggaaccggaccgaaaccgcaccaaccaggaccgttgacacccctactcccaTGATAGGGGtagatgtcatttcataggaagggagagagagagagagagagatatgcatTAGGGAGGCGCCAACGTGCACTATGCAGCCTAGCTGCGTTCTTTCGATGACTGCTCAGTCTGGTAGAACGATTCTTTCGAGGTGGTCCAATCCTTGTCCTCCTCCATTTGTTGAGTCTCAGTGCCTGCGTGGGCAGTATGTGCTATGCCGTGTTGGGGCGCGTAGTACTTCTCTGAGTCTTTTAAGTTCGTGTCGCAGCCTCAAATGCCTTGCTCTTGTTCTCTCTCAAGCGAGGAGTAATGGATTTTGGTGGCCTCCCACTGAGCTTGGCCACTACTGTACCTGTGGGCTTGTGCCGGCACAAAGAGGACCCCTTGCGAATAAATTGACCACCACACAAAGGATATTCAGAGATGGCTTTGGGACCACCATAAAAGGAGGATAGAACATGGTTTCCAGAGGAAGTAGAGGGATTGGGTTAGACCCACTACCACCACCCCTCTCCTCTTCACTCTTAAGTTTTAACCACACTTAGGGATTGGAACTTCTTTGACACTTGGGCTTATTAACAGAGCCTTATGCTATATTTTACTGTTCCTTTTATCACAGGGGAGTGGATAATATTAACTGAATCATTCCCAAAGGTTTGCAACCACTGAGAATCATTCTCTCTATCATTAACATGGGTCTTTCACCATAAAATTGGTGTATAGAAAATGGAAGGAGAAATAGCATTATCTAAGAAAAGCGGTTCAATGCTCTTGTCCTCCAAATGGAACACACCTCTGTAACTACTTGAAGGATATAGAGTAGCAAAATCCTCGATCAACGGGAGAAAATATGTGTCTGTGAAATAAATGCAATTCCCTTTGAACCTAGGATGGCATTGCTTGAGCCCACAAATAGCATCTCATCACCCAAGTTTTCCACCAAAATCCAACATTGATTCTGTAGATCTAACTTGAATATCTTAAACTTGTCACAACTTTTGAGGGGTCGTTTTTTCTTCACCATCACCAACTCTCCAAGACATTCCACCAAACGAACGACGTCACCttgaggctatgtttgattgtaaggggaattaaagggaaggaaagtgaaactTTCATACttataaaagaaatatatgtaatcattacccatgtgactttaacattaacttcaaatcatttcatatttggttataaaatttcactttactttgcattcaaaccctttgctataatatgtaaaataaaatttacatgtaaaatgcatcattactaaatatggttaaaaaaattaagtaatttatacaatcatatgggttAACGattatgaaaatttatttttaaagttagaaaatttcacttcccttccctttaaattcccattgcaaccaaacggagttGAGGAAAACTACGTCATGGAAAACTAATGCGgagttttgtgatttttggaTAGGGAGTAAAGTACTTCACTTGTCCATACTCATTTTGACAGTGAGTCATTCCATACATTTGACCATTGTAGAAAATAATGTCTTCAATACCATTGCTACAATACAATTCAATGCGAGTATTCCACTCCTTCCAGTTCTTATCTACTAATCTACAAAAGTACATTTTTCCATATGTATCAATAACTACAACCACATAATCATCATCTACCATAGTCTCTACCAcattatcatcattatcatcataaGACTCCGCAGATAAGGCAGAGGTAAGACTGCTTACATTATGATTCTTTCCATACGCCACAGTGAAGGTACCCTTATGCACTACGTATGCCCTTTTTTTAGTAGCTACAGCAATAGTGGGAGGTGACAATAACATAGCCTTGTGAACCAATTGTCTTCGTTGTTCCATCAAAGGAGGAGTAGTCTGGCTTGTTCGAGGATGATGTTGGCTTCTTCGAAGATCATGATAAATTTGGGTGGAAGGATCCAAATTGGGTATTTGTGGAAGATGAATTTGGATCTTGGTGAAAGGATCCAAAAGGAAAATGTTTCCTATATCATCTGCCATTATGAACCAGCCCCCATGAAGAACCACAACATCGAGCATAGTAGGCTTCAGTTCACTTTAGCCTCAAAATTTTTCCTTGGGAGAGACTAAAAAACCTACTCTGATAATCACCTACGGAGGAAAGCATTAGCCATGGGAGCTGAGGATGCAGATATGAAGGGTTTCTTTCCTTTGTAGCAATGGCAATTGATCTCCATGACCTGCATACTGTAGCAAAGCAATGGAAGCTCACCACATCTAACTTGTATAAGATCAATTCCATGACGTTGTTTGGAAGGGCAACCATTAAAGAATTACTTTCATTATCATAGCAGCCACTCTCAGAGGagtcctcctcctcctctaacCTTGAGGCAGTGTCGTGGTACTCCGACACACGAATTCTGTGTAGGAAATCAAGAAATTGGTGGCATAAACCTTTAATTGTT from Macadamia integrifolia cultivar HAES 741 chromosome 11, SCU_Mint_v3, whole genome shotgun sequence encodes the following:
- the LOC122093251 gene encoding uncharacterized protein LOC122093251, whose product is MEKPIFNQETLTPSPSPSSTLQVISPGSSGRRSSASNSSEFEFWMVRNPSFPQPQLLSADELFVDGVLLPLHLLPHHSDPPDPEEQHKADTETPNPEPESEPGPGPESSAVLLPELTTGFSTSKRWRDIFKIGEKRTTARTSSQGGEDRDKAKKKERKSGGGGGGGGGGASGAELNINLWPFSRSRSSGNSVNRPKLAAAAATRKVSSAPCSRSNSAGESKSRRWPNSPGRVGVHLGRTSPVWQIRRGGSGVRSSNLTEPVGGVRNVDKEGASRSSEPVVKTADKGRKKETKETRRNKNNVGGGGGGGSRTRVLNLNVPMCIGYRQHLSCRSDENGTIGDGSGGGGGSDSQSSGATGNSGSGSSLLNLRTIFSKKVY